A single genomic interval of Gammaproteobacteria bacterium harbors:
- a CDS encoding GNAT family N-acetyltransferase: MSVTTYSLEMHRPAQLRRAARNSALELRECVVAQYEVNRFLYAFVGGPWSWTDKLSWSDEQWRAWAENPDLRTWIAYGNGSPAGYFELHRQPGDTVEIAYFGLAPRFIGCGFGGDLLSRALECAWAWGARRVWVHTCSLDHPSALANYRARGLVVYREETQ, encoded by the coding sequence ATGAGCGTGACGACCTATTCCCTCGAGATGCACCGTCCCGCGCAATTGCGGCGTGCCGCGCGCAACAGCGCGCTCGAACTGCGCGAGTGCGTGGTCGCGCAATACGAGGTGAACCGCTTCCTGTACGCTTTTGTCGGCGGACCGTGGTCGTGGACCGACAAGCTGTCCTGGAGCGACGAGCAATGGCGCGCCTGGGCCGAGAATCCCGATCTGCGCACCTGGATTGCCTATGGCAACGGATCCCCGGCGGGCTATTTCGAACTGCACCGCCAGCCTGGCGATACGGTGGAAATCGCTTATTTCGGACTGGCGCCGCGTTTCATAGGGTGCGGTTTCGGCGGCGACCTGCTGAGCCGCGCGCTCGAATGTGCCTGGGCCTGGGGCGCGCGACGCGTATGGGTGCACACCTGCAGCCTCGACCATCCCTCGGCGCTGGCCAATTACCGGGCGCGTGGCCTGGTGGTGTACCGCGAGGAAACGCAATGA
- a CDS encoding CoA ester lyase, which yields MTIRPRRSALYMPGSNARALDKARTLAADTLILDLEDAVDPGRKREAREQVLAAIAAGGYGARELLVRANALDTPWGVDDLRALAVSGADGVVLSKVSSAAEVREAARLLEQAGAPQSLALWIMAETARCILDIDAIAGAHPRLRAILMGTADLARETRVRHTHDRIGFIATLNLCVLAARAHGLDIIDGVHLDLEDDAGLAHACEQGRDMGFDGKSLIHPRQLAAANRAFTPTAAALEKACELIDAWQQARARGSAVVVVNGRLVEKLHVAEAEREIELATAIAAMGW from the coding sequence ATGACGATTCGACCCCGCCGCTCCGCGCTCTACATGCCGGGCTCCAACGCGCGCGCCCTCGACAAGGCGCGCACGCTGGCAGCCGATACGCTGATCCTGGACCTCGAGGATGCGGTCGATCCCGGGCGCAAGCGCGAAGCGCGCGAACAGGTCCTGGCGGCGATCGCGGCCGGCGGTTACGGCGCGCGCGAACTGCTGGTGCGCGCCAATGCGCTCGACACGCCCTGGGGTGTCGATGATCTGCGTGCGCTCGCCGTCTCCGGCGCCGACGGCGTGGTGCTGTCGAAGGTGTCCTCGGCCGCGGAGGTGCGGGAGGCCGCGCGCCTGCTCGAACAGGCAGGTGCGCCGCAGAGCCTGGCGTTGTGGATCATGGCCGAGACCGCCCGCTGCATTCTCGATATCGACGCGATCGCGGGTGCGCATCCGCGTCTGCGCGCGATCCTGATGGGCACCGCCGATCTCGCGCGCGAAACCCGCGTGCGTCATACCCACGACCGGATCGGATTCATCGCAACGCTGAATCTCTGCGTGCTGGCGGCACGAGCGCATGGACTCGATATCATCGATGGCGTGCATCTGGATCTCGAGGATGATGCGGGTCTTGCCCACGCCTGCGAGCAGGGGCGTGACATGGGCTTCGATGGCAAGAGCCTGATCCACCCGCGTCAACTCGCGGCGGCGAACCGGGCCTTCACGCCCACCGCGGCGGCACTCGAAAAGGCGTGCGAGCTGATCGACGCCTGGCAGCAGGCGCGTGCGCGCGGCAGCGCGGTGGTGGTGGTGAACGGACGCCTGGTGGAAAAGCTGCACGTCGCCGAAGCCGAGCGCGAGATCGAGCTGGCGACGGCAATTGCCGCGATGGGTTGGTGA
- a CDS encoding universal stress protein, whose product MDKILVPVDGSDQSAKAAQWASRLAAQLGASLTLLHVHHVPGSEALGLNSLERSEIDQIERRIAGPSFAKARALMDSSVNAETLVGIGEPADEIVALAKKHGATLIVMGTRGQSLAREILLGSVSEKVIRHAHCAVTVVR is encoded by the coding sequence GTGGACAAGATTCTGGTTCCGGTGGACGGCTCGGATCAGTCGGCCAAGGCCGCACAGTGGGCCTCGCGGCTGGCGGCACAACTCGGCGCGTCGCTGACGCTGCTGCATGTGCATCATGTGCCGGGCTCCGAGGCCCTGGGTCTCAACTCTCTCGAACGCAGCGAGATCGACCAGATCGAACGCCGCATCGCGGGCCCGAGCTTCGCCAAGGCACGCGCCCTGATGGATTCGTCGGTGAATGCGGAAACCCTGGTGGGAATCGGCGAACCGGCCGATGAAATCGTGGCACTGGCCAAAAAACACGGTGCCACCCTGATCGTGATGGGCACCCGCGGCCAGTCACTGGCGCGCGAAATACTGCTCGGCAGCGTCAGCGAGAAAGTGATCCGTCATGCGCATTGCGCGGTCACCGTGGTGCGGTGA
- a CDS encoding APC family permease: MAVSCVAPVYALTVALGPTVREVGLQLPAVLLAGFVPMLLVAFAYRALNKVIPDAGTSFTWTVKAFGPYTGWMCGWGLIIATVIVLSNTAGVAATFFYLFLAQLLDNPDIAAFGARKPVNVLTTSAMVALATWVAWRGMMTAKRVTYVLVAVQMVALAVFCLLAFRGIASGTVPTAISFEWNWLNPFSVKTVAALVSGLSLSIFIYWGWDVCLSANEETRGSEHTPAAAALLSIMALAGTYVLVAIATQMYAGIGDTGIGLGSPDTHDNVFAALATPIMGHPLDLLLYGAVLASAASSLQTTFIPAARTMLAMSVYRAMPAIFARIHPRHQVPSNATIAAGVLTAAFYAVMTWLSENVLSDTVESLGMMICFYYGLTALSCVWYFRHEYRIGLGPLITKGLLPLLGGGMLAAMFVQLCVTTFDPGYGSGGAIFGVGTVFAIGVGILLLGAVLMIAWRLAQPAFFRGETLRHDTPALIVEDPPA, encoded by the coding sequence ATGGCGGTGTCGTGCGTGGCGCCCGTGTATGCGCTCACGGTGGCACTCGGCCCCACGGTGCGCGAAGTGGGCCTGCAACTGCCGGCGGTGCTGCTGGCCGGCTTCGTGCCGATGCTGCTGGTCGCATTCGCCTACCGCGCACTGAACAAGGTCATCCCGGATGCGGGAACCTCGTTCACCTGGACCGTCAAGGCCTTCGGACCCTACACCGGCTGGATGTGCGGTTGGGGGTTGATCATCGCCACGGTGATCGTGCTGTCGAACACCGCGGGCGTGGCCGCGACGTTCTTCTACCTGTTCCTGGCGCAACTGCTCGACAACCCCGACATCGCCGCGTTCGGCGCGCGCAAACCCGTCAATGTACTGACCACCTCGGCGATGGTTGCGCTCGCGACCTGGGTCGCATGGCGCGGCATGATGACCGCCAAGCGGGTAACCTATGTGCTGGTCGCGGTCCAGATGGTCGCGCTTGCCGTGTTTTGCCTGCTGGCGTTTCGCGGCATCGCCAGCGGCACCGTGCCGACCGCCATCTCCTTCGAGTGGAACTGGCTGAATCCCTTTTCGGTCAAGACCGTGGCGGCACTGGTATCGGGGCTGTCGCTGTCGATCTTCATCTACTGGGGCTGGGATGTGTGCCTGTCGGCCAACGAGGAAACCCGCGGCAGCGAGCACACCCCGGCGGCAGCCGCGCTGCTCTCGATCATGGCGCTGGCCGGCACCTATGTGCTGGTAGCCATCGCGACCCAGATGTACGCGGGCATCGGCGACACCGGCATCGGCCTGGGCAGCCCCGATACCCATGACAACGTGTTCGCCGCGCTCGCCACGCCAATCATGGGTCATCCGCTCGATCTGCTGCTCTACGGCGCGGTACTCGCGAGTGCCGCCTCGAGCCTGCAGACCACTTTCATCCCGGCCGCCCGCACCATGCTCGCGATGAGCGTCTACCGGGCAATGCCCGCAATATTCGCCCGCATCCACCCACGCCACCAGGTGCCGAGTAACGCGACCATCGCAGCGGGCGTGCTCACCGCCGCGTTCTACGCGGTGATGACCTGGCTCAGCGAAAACGTGCTCAGCGACACCGTGGAATCGCTTGGCATGATGATCTGCTTCTACTACGGTCTGACCGCGCTGTCGTGTGTCTGGTATTTCCGTCACGAGTACCGGATCGGCCTCGGGCCGCTGATCACCAAGGGTTTGTTGCCACTCCTCGGCGGCGGCATGCTGGCCGCGATGTTCGTGCAGTTGTGCGTCACGACCTTCGACCCCGGATACGGCAGTGGCGGTGCGATATTCGGTGTCGGAACCGTTTTTGCGATCGGCGTCGGCATCCTGCTCCTCGGCGCCGTGCTGATGATCGCCTGGCGCCTGGCCCAACCGGCGTTCTTTCGTGGCGAAACGCTGCGTCATGACACGCCCGCCTTGATCGTCGAGGACCCCCCTGCCTGA
- a CDS encoding aspartate aminotransferase family protein — MSVTTATKQQWQEMDRAHHLHPFTDFKELNERGTRVITRAAHINIYDADGREYLDGMSGLWCCNLGYSRTEIVDAVTRQLKELPFYNNFFQCAHPPSIELAKVLADITPSHMNHVFFTNSGSEGNDTVLRMVRRYWDLENQPKKRMIISRINGYHGSTIAGASLGGMAFMHKQFEPLPYVTHVQQPYWYGDDGAHSREEFGVLAARALEQKIEELGPDNVAAFIAEPVQGAGGVIIPPETYWPEIRRILARYGILLISDEVICGFGRTGQWFGHEYYGMEPDLMTFAKAVTNGYQALGGVMVGERVVNVLNSGGGEFGHGFTYSGHPAACAAGLATLRILREENILGHVATTTGPHLARRWAELADHPLVGEARTLGLFGALELVRNKKTRERFTPAGRAGMLCRQASLDNGLVMRATGDTMIIAPPLICSVAEIDTLVERSRAALDQAARELGVA, encoded by the coding sequence ATGAGCGTCACCACGGCGACGAAGCAGCAATGGCAGGAGATGGACCGTGCGCACCACCTGCACCCGTTCACCGATTTCAAGGAGTTGAACGAACGCGGCACCCGCGTGATCACCCGCGCCGCGCATATCAACATCTATGACGCGGACGGGCGCGAATACCTCGACGGGATGTCGGGCTTGTGGTGCTGCAACCTCGGCTACAGCCGTACCGAGATCGTCGATGCGGTCACCCGGCAACTGAAGGAGCTGCCGTTCTACAACAACTTTTTCCAGTGCGCACACCCGCCGTCCATCGAACTGGCGAAGGTGCTCGCGGATATCACGCCCAGCCACATGAATCACGTGTTCTTTACCAATTCCGGCTCCGAGGGCAACGACACGGTGCTGCGCATGGTGCGCCGCTATTGGGACCTCGAGAACCAGCCAAAGAAGCGCATGATCATCAGCCGCATCAACGGCTATCACGGCAGCACCATCGCCGGCGCCAGTCTTGGGGGCATGGCTTTCATGCACAAGCAGTTCGAGCCGCTGCCTTATGTGACGCATGTCCAGCAGCCCTACTGGTACGGTGACGACGGGGCTCATTCGCGCGAGGAGTTCGGGGTACTCGCAGCGCGCGCGCTGGAACAGAAGATCGAGGAACTCGGCCCGGACAATGTCGCGGCATTCATCGCCGAGCCGGTACAGGGCGCCGGCGGCGTGATCATTCCGCCCGAGACCTACTGGCCGGAAATCCGGCGTATCCTCGCCAGGTACGGCATCCTGCTGATCTCCGACGAGGTGATCTGCGGTTTCGGACGCACCGGCCAGTGGTTTGGTCACGAATATTACGGCATGGAGCCCGACCTGATGACCTTCGCCAAGGCCGTGACCAACGGCTACCAGGCGCTGGGCGGGGTGATGGTGGGCGAGCGAGTCGTGAACGTGCTGAACAGCGGCGGCGGTGAATTCGGCCACGGCTTCACCTATTCCGGGCACCCGGCAGCCTGCGCGGCTGGCCTCGCCACACTCAGGATCCTGCGCGAAGAGAATATTCTCGGACACGTCGCCACCACCACCGGTCCGCATCTGGCCAGGCGCTGGGCGGAGCTCGCCGACCACCCGCTGGTCGGCGAGGCACGCACCCTGGGCCTGTTTGGCGCCCTGGAACTGGTCAGGAACAAGAAAACCCGCGAGCGGTTCACTCCCGCCGGCCGTGCCGGCATGCTGTGCCGCCAGGCCAGCCTCGATAATGGCCTGGTGATGCGCGCCACCGGTGACACCATGATCATCGCTCCACCACTGATATGCAGCGTCGCCGAGATCGACACGTTGGTCGAACGCTCGCGTGCGGCGCTGGATCAGGCGGCGCGCGAACTCGGGGTCGCCTGA
- a CDS encoding gamma-glutamyl-gamma-aminobutyrate hydrolase family protein produces the protein MRGLDVPLVGIPCDIFDKGLHPFHGVGEKYINAVAHGARVMPLLIPGLGAGRDLEPITDFVDPAQLLGSLDGLFLTGSPSNVEPLHYAGAASAPGTSHDPQRDQTTLPLIRLALETGLPLFCVCRGIQELNVALGGTLHQRVQEIEGMLDHREDKHASREQQYASAHPVIIEPDGVLAGLLEERSYPVNSLHAQGIDRLGGGLRVEARAPDGLIEAVSVRDSRAFAVGVQWHPEWRFAESPLSMAIFAAFGAAVRSHHRARTAKTTT, from the coding sequence ATGCGTGGGCTCGATGTTCCGCTGGTCGGTATCCCCTGCGATATCTTCGACAAGGGCCTGCACCCTTTTCATGGCGTGGGCGAGAAATACATCAATGCGGTGGCACACGGTGCACGGGTGATGCCGTTGCTGATTCCCGGGCTTGGCGCCGGGCGCGATCTCGAGCCGATCACGGATTTCGTCGATCCCGCGCAACTGCTGGGATCGCTCGACGGGCTGTTCCTGACCGGAAGCCCGTCCAACGTCGAGCCGCTGCACTATGCCGGGGCAGCCAGCGCACCCGGAACCTCCCACGATCCGCAGCGCGACCAGACCACGCTGCCGCTGATCCGGCTGGCGCTCGAAACGGGCTTGCCGTTGTTCTGTGTCTGTCGCGGGATACAGGAACTCAATGTGGCGCTCGGTGGCACCCTGCATCAGCGGGTACAGGAAATCGAGGGCATGCTGGATCATCGCGAGGACAAGCATGCCAGCCGCGAGCAGCAGTATGCCAGCGCCCACCCGGTGATCATCGAGCCGGACGGCGTGCTGGCGGGCCTGCTCGAAGAGCGCAGCTATCCGGTCAACTCCCTGCATGCGCAAGGCATAGACCGTCTTGGCGGCGGGCTGCGGGTCGAGGCACGGGCGCCGGACGGGCTGATCGAGGCGGTCAGCGTGCGCGACAGCCGCGCGTTTGCCGTGGGTGTGCAGTGGCATCCGGAGTGGCGCTTTGCCGAGAGCCCGCTGTCCATGGCTATTTTTGCCGCTTTTGGCGCTGCCGTGCGGTCGCATCATCGGGCCAGAACTGCTAAAACTACTACCTGA
- a CDS encoding TonB-dependent receptor, whose amino-acid sequence MRSKSILRNRNALALAVSTALFGAGTVALAAPVLEEIIVTAQKREQTLQDVPVAVSAFSGEFIADANISDIRGLVDLTPGFYGKTEDSFIDALSIRGIVTNDFGIGGDPSIPVFTDGVWQGRNGGVQMNFYDIERVEVVKGPQATLFGRNAIAGAVSIITNKPIDEFEGRISGGIAEYDHFDVHGMVNIPLSDSWYYRGNIQGLDEDGWLENLAGGDDLGYHQQVSTRQSLRYAGDAVDATFTVTYEDREQDPSVYWDPVLGLDKDQVNIDLGDKGFDESEIFGFTANVQWDLNEDYTVSSITGYKTYKFDYLEDYDARPEHINDYRQKNDVDYFSQELRLNFSGDSVNWFVGAAAYDETVDGYFEYRYGESDLCRAIARTQPRGVGGPVTGCTDPLFEAYWGSPIDPALLDENKSEESWNDVESKGYSLYGDMTWSVTEKLDLTLGARWSYDEKDMRTRVGKSGGALGNNFSWEYHTKGYVGDNDNWDEFTPRAALNYELNEQVSLYANVATGYKSGGFGTFGITVPDADGDGNLDITNSGQVSAASVPTAFDPETSTSYEVGAKTRLLDDTLQLNMAYFMYTYEDLQLVYFDNGSSLVANLGEAENHGVEVDARWLIGEHFEAFMAGSWMDSEITDAKDMVASGVCSNCDGKNMPFAPDWSAALHLTWTYPMFCGEVFAKSELSYQDTMYSDLDNIPSIAVDSWEEWNFRVGYDDAADWGVTLYVENAFDEEYFERGWANANTVNNGGYGLTNTLVWPAKPRTVGASAYMNF is encoded by the coding sequence ATGCGCTCGAAATCCATTCTCAGGAACCGCAATGCGCTGGCACTGGCGGTATCCACGGCATTGTTCGGAGCCGGCACGGTGGCGCTTGCGGCACCGGTGCTGGAAGAGATTATCGTCACCGCGCAGAAGCGCGAGCAGACGCTGCAGGACGTTCCGGTCGCGGTGTCCGCGTTCAGCGGTGAGTTCATTGCCGACGCCAATATCAGCGATATCCGCGGGCTGGTCGACCTGACACCCGGCTTCTACGGCAAGACCGAAGACAGCTTCATCGATGCGCTTTCGATTCGTGGCATCGTGACCAACGACTTCGGCATCGGCGGCGATCCCTCCATACCGGTGTTCACGGATGGTGTCTGGCAGGGCCGCAACGGTGGCGTGCAGATGAATTTCTATGACATCGAGCGGGTCGAGGTAGTAAAGGGGCCGCAGGCCACGCTGTTCGGACGCAATGCGATCGCCGGCGCGGTGAGTATCATCACCAACAAGCCGATTGACGAGTTCGAGGGTCGCATCAGCGGCGGGATTGCCGAATACGATCATTTCGACGTGCACGGCATGGTCAATATTCCGCTCAGCGACAGCTGGTATTACCGTGGCAATATCCAGGGGCTCGACGAGGACGGCTGGCTCGAGAACCTGGCCGGTGGCGACGATCTCGGTTATCACCAGCAGGTATCGACGCGTCAGTCGCTGCGCTACGCCGGCGATGCGGTGGACGCGACCTTCACGGTGACCTACGAGGATCGCGAGCAGGACCCGTCGGTATACTGGGATCCGGTGCTCGGCCTCGACAAGGACCAGGTGAACATCGATCTCGGCGACAAGGGCTTCGATGAGTCGGAGATCTTCGGTTTCACCGCAAACGTGCAGTGGGATCTGAACGAGGATTACACGGTCAGCTCGATCACCGGCTACAAGACCTACAAGTTCGACTACCTCGAGGACTACGACGCACGGCCCGAGCATATCAATGACTACCGCCAGAAGAACGACGTCGACTATTTCAGCCAGGAGTTGCGCCTCAACTTCTCCGGCGACAGCGTGAACTGGTTCGTCGGTGCCGCGGCGTACGATGAAACCGTGGACGGCTATTTCGAATACCGTTATGGCGAGAGCGATCTGTGCCGCGCGATTGCGCGCACCCAGCCGCGCGGCGTCGGCGGTCCCGTCACCGGTTGTACCGATCCCTTGTTCGAGGCCTACTGGGGCTCCCCGATCGACCCGGCGCTGCTCGACGAGAACAAGAGCGAGGAGAGCTGGAACGATGTCGAGAGCAAGGGCTACTCGCTCTACGGTGACATGACCTGGAGCGTCACCGAGAAGCTCGACCTCACGCTCGGTGCACGCTGGAGCTATGACGAAAAGGACATGCGGACCCGCGTCGGCAAGAGCGGCGGTGCGCTCGGCAACAACTTCTCGTGGGAATACCACACCAAGGGCTATGTCGGCGACAACGACAACTGGGACGAGTTCACGCCTCGCGCGGCGCTGAATTACGAGCTGAACGAGCAGGTCTCGCTCTACGCCAACGTTGCCACGGGTTACAAGTCCGGCGGTTTCGGTACCTTCGGCATCACGGTGCCGGATGCCGACGGCGACGGCAATCTCGATATCACCAACAGCGGCCAGGTGTCGGCGGCAAGCGTGCCGACCGCCTTCGATCCGGAAACCTCGACCAGCTATGAGGTCGGTGCCAAGACCCGGTTGCTCGATGACACCCTGCAGTTGAACATGGCTTATTTCATGTATACCTACGAAGACTTGCAACTGGTCTATTTCGACAATGGATCCTCGCTGGTCGCCAACCTCGGCGAGGCCGAGAACCACGGTGTCGAGGTGGATGCACGCTGGCTGATCGGCGAGCACTTCGAGGCGTTCATGGCCGGTTCGTGGATGGACTCCGAGATCACCGATGCCAAGGACATGGTCGCGAGCGGCGTGTGTTCGAACTGCGACGGCAAGAACATGCCGTTCGCGCCCGACTGGAGCGCGGCCCTGCACCTGACCTGGACCTACCCGATGTTCTGCGGCGAAGTGTTCGCGAAGAGCGAACTCTCCTACCAGGACACCATGTACAGCGATCTCGACAATATCCCGAGCATCGCGGTCGATTCGTGGGAGGAATGGAATTTCCGCGTGGGCTATGATGATGCCGCCGACTGGGGCGTCACGCTCTATGTCGAGAACGCCTTCGACGAGGAGTATTTCGAGCGTGGCTGGGCCAACGCGAACACCGTCAACAACGGCGGCTATGGTCTGACCAATACCCTGGTGTGGCCGGCCAAGCCGCGCACCGTCGGTGCCAGCGCCTACATGAACTTCTGA
- a CDS encoding glutamine synthetase — translation MNKLNAFLDLHPHIETFEVLLPDINGHLRGKWVSRDKMAKVFEGGFKLPVSTLAFDIWGRDIGKTVFDDGDADGICLADADSLAPVPWLARPAGQVLVSMGTVHGECYDGDPRAVLASVLQRYARLGLCPVVATELEFYLFARERNADGTPRHSQTAPGGRELLGGQTYGIEAMQDVGVLMHAVREAAIAQRIPVDTLITEAAPSQFEINLYHQEDALLACDQAVMLKRAIKGVARNHGQLASFMAKPFGHLAGNGMHVHFSLIDRNGNNVFDNNTDEGSELLRHAVAGCLASMPEAMALFAPNHNSWRRFRLGSHAPHAPTWGYENRTTAVRIPGGSRRAIRLEHRVCGADTNPYLAVAGILAGALMGIEQRLLPPAPVVGDAYSQFAPGLPRFWADALRAFERSAFVGEYLGEEVRRIFLMSKWQELEEFMCHVPTMEYDAYLDL, via the coding sequence ATGAACAAGCTCAACGCCTTCCTCGACCTGCACCCCCATATCGAAACCTTCGAGGTGCTGTTGCCCGATATAAACGGGCACCTGCGTGGCAAGTGGGTGAGCCGCGACAAGATGGCGAAGGTGTTCGAAGGTGGTTTCAAACTGCCGGTCTCGACCCTGGCTTTCGACATCTGGGGCCGTGATATCGGCAAGACCGTTTTTGACGACGGCGATGCGGACGGCATCTGCCTCGCGGATGCGGACTCTCTGGCGCCGGTGCCGTGGCTGGCACGTCCCGCAGGGCAGGTGCTGGTGTCGATGGGCACGGTGCATGGCGAGTGCTATGACGGTGATCCGCGCGCGGTGCTGGCGAGCGTGCTGCAGCGTTATGCCCGGCTTGGTCTGTGCCCGGTGGTGGCCACCGAGCTCGAGTTCTACCTGTTCGCGCGCGAACGCAACGCCGATGGGACGCCACGCCACTCGCAGACCGCTCCCGGCGGGCGCGAGCTGCTCGGCGGTCAGACCTATGGCATCGAGGCGATGCAGGACGTCGGTGTGCTGATGCATGCGGTGCGCGAGGCGGCCATTGCGCAGCGTATCCCGGTCGACACGCTGATCACCGAGGCCGCGCCCTCGCAGTTCGAGATCAACCTGTATCACCAGGAGGATGCGCTGCTGGCCTGCGATCAGGCGGTGATGCTCAAGCGCGCGATCAAGGGCGTGGCGCGCAACCATGGCCAGCTTGCCTCGTTCATGGCCAAACCGTTCGGTCACCTGGCCGGCAATGGCATGCATGTGCATTTCAGCCTGATCGATCGCAATGGCAACAACGTGTTCGACAATAACACCGACGAGGGCAGCGAGCTGCTGCGTCATGCGGTGGCGGGTTGCCTGGCGAGCATGCCGGAAGCGATGGCCCTGTTTGCCCCCAACCACAATTCGTGGCGCCGGTTCCGCCTCGGCTCGCACGCGCCGCACGCTCCGACCTGGGGTTACGAGAACCGCACCACGGCGGTACGGATTCCGGGTGGCTCGCGCCGTGCCATCCGTCTCGAGCACCGGGTGTGCGGGGCCGACACCAATCCCTATCTTGCCGTTGCCGGCATACTCGCCGGCGCGCTGATGGGAATCGAGCAACGGCTGCTGCCGCCGGCACCGGTGGTCGGCGATGCCTACAGCCAGTTTGCACCCGGTCTGCCGCGATTCTGGGCCGACGCGCTGCGGGCATTCGAAAGGTCGGCGTTCGTCGGCGAGTATCTCGGTGAGGAAGTGCGCCGCATCTTCCTGATGTCGAAGTGGCAGGAACTCGAGGAGTTCATGTGTCATGTACCGACCATGGAGTATGACGCTTACCTCGATCTGTAA
- a CDS encoding amidohydrolase family protein — MVVNGLRVALLLVLGFATPLLAADTLISAARLLDVRSGKLLDRPVLLVRDGRIVEIARDGARPAAAADATEIRLDGMTLLPGLIDMHTHLDSDPSYGGYSGLEFSDRFWSALMVPNAGKTLDAGFTTVRNVGSGDWNDVGLRQAIDAGKVRGPRVVTAGYSFGSTGGHCDETFFPPSFDRKSPFNADGPDEGRKRVRELRKYGAQVIKICATGGVFSRNTEPGQQQLSLEEMQAIVAEAHMQGLKVAAHAHGASGIRDAIRAGVDTIEHASLIDDEGIQLAKKHGAWLSMDIYNTEYTQSEGAKNGVLEDNLRKDREIAELQREGFRKAHAAGVKMVYGTDSGVYPHGDNGKQFRYMVRYGMTPLEAIRAATVNAAEALGRDDVGVLEAGRFADMVAVNGDPTSDVTLLETIPVVIKGGELSRDTR; from the coding sequence ATGGTGGTGAATGGTTTGCGCGTGGCGTTGCTGCTCGTTCTTGGTTTCGCCACGCCGCTGTTGGCTGCGGATACGCTCATCAGTGCGGCGCGTCTGCTCGATGTGCGCAGCGGCAAGCTGCTCGACAGGCCGGTGCTGCTGGTCCGTGACGGACGGATCGTCGAAATCGCGCGCGACGGCGCCCGGCCCGCGGCGGCCGCGGATGCCACCGAGATCCGTCTGGATGGCATGACACTGCTGCCCGGTCTGATCGATATGCACACGCACCTCGATTCCGATCCGAGCTATGGCGGTTATAGCGGCCTGGAGTTCAGCGATCGCTTCTGGTCGGCGCTGATGGTGCCGAATGCCGGCAAGACCCTCGATGCCGGCTTTACCACGGTGCGCAACGTGGGCTCGGGCGACTGGAACGATGTGGGTCTGCGTCAGGCCATCGACGCCGGCAAGGTACGCGGTCCGCGGGTGGTGACGGCGGGCTACAGTTTCGGGTCCACCGGCGGGCACTGCGACGAAACCTTCTTTCCGCCGTCTTTCGATCGCAAGAGCCCGTTCAATGCCGACGGTCCCGACGAGGGGCGCAAGCGGGTACGCGAGTTGCGCAAGTATGGCGCTCAGGTGATCAAGATATGCGCCACCGGCGGGGTGTTTTCGCGCAATACCGAGCCGGGCCAGCAGCAGCTGAGTCTCGAGGAAATGCAGGCCATCGTCGCCGAGGCGCATATGCAGGGCCTGAAGGTCGCCGCGCACGCTCACGGTGCTTCGGGCATCAGGGATGCGATCCGCGCTGGCGTCGACACCATCGAACACGCCAGCCTGATCGATGACGAAGGCATACAGCTGGCAAAGAAACACGGTGCGTGGCTGTCGATGGATATCTACAACACCGAGTACACACAGTCCGAAGGCGCGAAGAACGGCGTGCTCGAGGACAACCTGCGCAAGGACCGCGAGATAGCGGAACTGCAGCGCGAGGGTTTTCGCAAGGCGCACGCCGCCGGTGTGAAAATGGTCTACGGCACCGATTCCGGCGTCTACCCGCATGGCGACAACGGCAAGCAATTCCGCTACATGGTGCGCTACGGCATGACCCCGCTGGAGGCCATCCGTGCCGCGACCGTGAATGCCGCCGAGGCGCTCGGGCGTGACGATGTCGGCGTGCTCGAGGCGGGGCGGTTTGCCGATATGGTGGCCGTGAACGGCGATCCGACCAGCGACGTGACCTTGCTCGAAACAATCCCGGTAGTCATCAAGGGCGGCGAGCTGAGCAGGGACACGCGCTGA